One Campylobacter sputorum subsp. sputorum DNA segment encodes these proteins:
- a CDS encoding YajG family lipoprotein, whose amino-acid sequence MKKVFTFILLLLFFTGCSQKGTVIILQPYTNSGNQIKINKEIFISKINDLRRNKGVIATILDSQGSTDEYVMLQNNLAQWVDSSLRSELASRGANISPNGTRVEVDILSLNATLQGYAKDNLKAEAKFEVRIYKDDGTTITKHISQSQSKFAPIHTGGAFDPFIWELLRDLVTKTANQILIQ is encoded by the coding sequence ATGAAAAAAGTTTTTACTTTTATTTTACTTTTATTGTTTTTTACTGGTTGTTCTCAAAAAGGAACAGTTATAATACTCCAACCTTACACAAACTCTGGAAATCAAATCAAAATCAACAAAGAAATATTTATATCTAAGATAAATGACTTAAGAAGAAACAAAGGTGTCATAGCCACTATACTAGACTCGCAAGGCTCCACAGATGAGTATGTTATGCTTCAAAATAATCTAGCTCAATGGGTTGATTCTTCTTTGCGTTCAGAACTTGCAAGTAGAGGTGCAAATATATCTCCAAATGGCACAAGAGTAGAAGTTGATATACTTAGTTTAAACGCGACTTTACAAGGTTATGCAAAAGACAATCTAAAAGCCGAAGCTAAATTTGAAGTGAGAATTTACAAAGACGATGGCACAACTATAACAAAGCATATTTCACAATCTCAAAGCAAATTTGCTCCTATCCATACAGGCGGTGCGTTTGATCCGTTTATTTGGGAACTTTTAAGAGATCTTGTTACAAAAACTGCAAATCAAATTTTAATTCAATGA
- a CDS encoding ComF family protein → MRCLNCEKFSFSYFCNDCKRILSECTLHKRVINSNLDVYSFYFYSEIKKLIHSKHKFYGSFIYSKLAKLSFYKFGVNFSYPYKVNAIALDDSVNGDYSQIAILLKALKSKNIKPIYGALKALYDVKYSGKTLAYRQQHKRNYTIKKDIKNPVILVDDIITTGESMKQAKEILNKNGIEVLFGLTLANAEF, encoded by the coding sequence ATGAGATGCCTAAACTGCGAAAAATTTAGCTTTTCGTATTTTTGCAATGATTGCAAAAGAATCCTTAGCGAATGCACTCTACACAAAAGAGTTATTAACTCAAATTTAGATGTGTATTCGTTTTATTTTTATAGTGAAATAAAAAAACTCATCCATTCAAAACATAAATTCTATGGCTCTTTTATATATTCTAAGTTGGCTAAATTGAGTTTTTATAAATTTGGTGTAAATTTCTCATATCCGTATAAAGTAAATGCTATAGCATTAGATGATAGCGTAAATGGGGACTATTCACAAATTGCAATTTTGCTAAAAGCATTAAAAAGTAAAAACATTAAACCGATTTATGGTGCATTAAAAGCCTTATACGATGTAAAATATAGCGGCAAAACTTTAGCTTATAGGCAACAACACAAAAGAAACTACACAATAAAAAAAGATATTAAAAATCCAGTTATTTTAGTTGATGACATAATCACAACAGGCGAGAGTATGAAACAAGCAAAGGAAATTCTTAATAAAAACGGAATAGAAGTTTTATTTGGATTAACTTTAGCAAATGCTGAATTTTAA